The genomic region TGTGATAAATAGAACTCGGAATAACATTTTAAGTTTTACATAAATTAGCATACTGTTCGTACGAAAGACGATCGAGATTCTGTTTCGCgcgtttgtttatttctattttgaatttctttctctttttccCCTATTGCCACAGGGAGGTGACTTGACCGTCACGAGTAAAGTTTTCTTCAACGTCACCATTGATAATGAAGAGGCTGGATGGATCGTATTTGGATTATTCGGAGAGGCAGTTCCCTTGACAACAGAGAACTTCCTCCAGCTGGCTAGCCATTCTAATGGCTACGGTTACCGTGGTAGCAAGTTCCATCGCGTCATTAAAGACTTCATGGTCCAAGGTGCGTTCTCCCTCTCAGCCATATTCTACTCTACTGACGTCAGTTTCTTAGGGGTCAAGATATTGGTCATATGACTAAATGCATTCCTCACAGTATACAAGTATACAAATCTGACACCACCTTCTCAAAAGTACTGACCATATTATAGTATAAATTGTGTTCCATACAAATCTGACAACACCTTCACAACACAACTGACAGGTCAAAGTATAAATTATGTTCCATACAAATCTGACACCACCTTATCAACACAACTGACAGGTCAAAGTATAAATTATGTTCCATACAAATCTGACACCACCTTATCAACACAACTGACAGGTAAAAGTATAAATTGTGTTCCATACAAATCTGCCACCACCTTCACAACACAACTGACAGGTCAAAGTATAAATTGTGTTCCATACAAATCTGCCACCACCTTCACAACACAACTGACAggtcaaagtataaaatatGTTCCATACAAATCTGACACCACCTTCTCAACAGTACTGACGATGTCGAAGTTATTAACAATTTCTACACTTCCATATTCGCGAGTTGATGGTACACAGTTACACGTGACATTACAGTGTGGCCCGGAACCAAACATGGCTGCCTATCCCTTAACAAACTGTCAAAATAGAAACCGACTAGCTATTTATCAACAGGCATGATACTGTGGAAACAGCGTTACTCACAGAACTTATTATAAAGACTAGCTGTAGCaaacatttatgttatttacatattttctcCAATTAGGTGGAGATTTCTCGGAAGGCGACGGAACCGGAAGTAAGAGTATTTACGGAAAATACTTTGCCGATGAGAACTTCAAACTTGCTCATTATGGATCAGGATGGGTCAGCATGGCCAACGCAGGTATGcaatatgttttttatttgattttttctgCTCGAAGACATTTTGCAAGCATATCTTGTTTTCGTTTACATCTTATTGATAGGGCAACATGACATACACTGACGAACTATGTAGAATGAAGTTGATATTTGTTTAGAGCCCGCTGGGATTTCCCTAACCTCCCAGTGGGATTTCCCTAGTCTCCCACTAGAATTTCCCTAACCTCCCAGTTGGATTCCAACACTTTTGGCCCCTAGCATCACTTAATGTGTGATAGATGGATGGCTTACAATTTAGTCTATTATcttgtatatattatcttttttGTTAAAGTTTACTATTCACCCTGTCACTGACATTTGTTGATTTACTATACCTTGTTGCGTTTTAGGAGTTGACACAAATGGATCTCAATTTTTCATCACGTCCAAAGCAACGTCATGGTTGGATGGAAAACACGTGGTTTTCGCGAAGGTTCTTGAAGGCATGGATGTGGTCCGAAAGATTGAGAACTTGGAGGTCGACATTGAGAACCGTGATCTGCCGTATTCCGAGGTAGTCATTTCGGACTGTGGGGTCATTGAGGTGGACACTCCGTTTGATGTTGAAACAGGGCCTGTTGATTGACAAATGATTGTGAACAAAATAGTACAACTCAGGGCTAAAATGACTATACTTCAGAAAATGGACGTATAGACAATAACATTTGACATGGGGACAGACTGACACGATTGGTGTATTTTGAGATTATCAAATCTAGTCATTTGTGTCATCCTGAGTTGCAATTTTATACttaaaaagtttatatttttataaggATTAAAAACTGAATTTTGAAGTAGCCATactattttgtaaacataattAAGTGCGAAATGATGTTAACGTGGGGTTCTAAGAATGACAAATGTCCGAGTGGGGTATTACGGTAAACATTTAGGCTGACCGACACAATAATGGTTGTTTACTACGACCATAGTCCAGTTATGTGATTGACCGACGTTTTTGAAcataaggggaaataactccagtaaacaataacaaacatatcTGAAAGTTTTACTGAAggtgtatgggatatatatatatataaggtctatacacaggtactcgtctgtcaatacacccacgTATAATAATGGgagtattgacagacgaggcgagtaccgTCTAAACAATGAGGATA from Pecten maximus chromosome 11, xPecMax1.1, whole genome shotgun sequence harbors:
- the LOC117337501 gene encoding peptidyl-prolyl cis-trans isomerase B-like, yielding MELSHLLAVLGLSLLKFVQGGDLTVTSKVFFNVTIDNEEAGWIVFGLFGEAVPLTTENFLQLASHSNGYGYRGSKFHRVIKDFMVQGGDFSEGDGTGSKSIYGKYFADENFKLAHYGSGWVSMANAGVDTNGSQFFITSKATSWLDGKHVVFAKVLEGMDVVRKIENLEVDIENRDLPYSEVVISDCGVIEVDTPFDVETGPVD